The genome window TTGAAGGTGAAGCAGAGAGTCGTTGAGCTCACTTGTAGAGGGGGGGGGGACTTTCTGACACACGCAACATTTCTATACTAGAATCCTCTATTGTACTGCACTGTACTCAAACATTGATATTAATAATACAagataccggtaacacattattaccgtaaCTAACAAAATGTAGAACTAATGAGGTTGTTCTAAATCCCAAACGACAAAAAGATGATgctgaaatttgtgttgaaagcTCCTTACTTCCCAGGTTGGGAAGAACAATAATTTGAATTTGCTAAAAAGAGGTGTTGAATATATGAGGTGAGGATTCCTATGCTCACCAAAGATGGCAATAAAAATCAGCGGCAGATCTAGAAAATTATTTGAGTGGGGcataatttaaatgattttagaAATGTCAGTGATAAAATATCAAACACCTATAATGATATGAACCTGGTTAACTCGATCTTCTCTTTACAATCTAATTAGAAAAGGATTTTTTTAGAACGGTTTATTAGGCTTGGTGTGATCAATTTGTAAGTTTAATTTAGGTTGGGTAAGGGGTTGTTTTTGGGTTTTGAGCTTGATTTTCGCCTCACGGCCGATTATAGAGCGATATGAGAATGATTTTGACGCCACATGTGGGGTTTCGCACTTGATAAGTCAAGTTCCATGAATCACTAGTTCATGGTCGAACTCAGGAAAATTATCTCAGTTTTTCAATCTACCTCAAGAATTCATCTCGAATCTATATTTCATTTGGCATGCAATGGCGTTAAATAACCATTGACAAACATATTATAACCACAtgaatgagataattattaGAAATAGGATAAAGTAATTctaaccaacaaactaagataaacatgaataataatatagttctaacaaactaaatctaaaatgattttaagataatcatcctaattaattaataaaaccaattctaaaatattttaacagTTCACGTGGCCACAACATATATAGttcaaatataatacaaaagacattataaattacaatataatgtttatgATAAACTATAAGATAGTTAGAAACAGATCAAAACCAAAACTATATTTGAATAtggtgaaattttaaaatagtttaaatgttataaaaatatttatggcaAAATATAAAACCTAATGAATcagataaaataaattgaatagaaaaaaaaacattatattcataaacACTTTAATTCATATATTGCCATTGCAGAGTTATTGTCACAAAATAGAGCAACTGGGCTGTGTATTTCTGAATTGAGATCTGCCAATAGATATTTGAGCCATTGGATTTCACAAGTAGTTGATGCCAATGCCCTATATTCTGCTTCAGAAGATGATCTAGACACAGTAGCTTGTTTTTTTGTCTTCCAAGAAATCAAGGACTCTCCAAGGTAAATGCAGTATCCAGTAATAGATTTTCTGCTCTTTATACAATTTGCCCAATCAGAGTCAGAAAATCCTTGTAGTTTGAAATTAGGATTTGCTGGATAGAAGAGACCTTTTCCAGGTGATCCTTTTATGTATCTCAGCACTCTGTGAGTTGCAACTAGATGGCTATCCCTTGGTTTATCCACAAATTGGCTCAATTGTTGAACTGCATGGGCTATGTCAGGTCTAGTGTTGGTGAGATAAAGGAGTTTCCCAACCAACCTTCTGAAAATTTCAGGCTGCTCAATGAGAGTGCCTTCTAGGTTATTCAGTTTCTGCCCTGGCACAGATGGTGTTCTTGAGGGTTTAGCCTCTAAGAATCCATTTTCTTGTAAGATTTCCAAAGCATATTTTCTTTGGCAAATATTAATACCCTTGGAACTTCTGAATGCTTCAATTCCCAAGAAGTAATTCAAGGCACCAAGATCTTTGATCTTGAAGGATCTGTCTAGCAGCTGTTTTAGATCCTTAATCTGATTGGAGTCTGTGCCTGCAACAAGgatgtcatcaacatagacCAAGAGAGCAAGAAATGATTTCCCAGAATGTTTTGTGAACAAGGAAGGATCTGCCATTGACTGTTTAAAACCATTGTCTTGTAGGGCTTTAGTTAACTTTGCATTCCACTGCCTGCtagcttgttttaacccatacaaGGACCTCATCAATTTGCAAACCTAATTTGGTTTATCTGTCTGAAAGCCAGGGGGCAGTACCATGTATACCTCTTCATCTAGGTCTCCATGTAGGAAGGCATTATTGATGTCAAGTTGCTGAATATCCCAACCTTTTGCAATCGCTACTGCCAAGAAAGTCTTAATAGTTGTCATTCTTTCCACAGGAGAGAAGGTCTCAATGTAGTCCACACCCAATTGTTGTGTGTACCCCTTGGCAACCAATCTGGCCTTGTATCTTTCAATTGAACCATCAACCCTATGTttgaccttataaacccattTGCAACCAATAGGAGATTTCCCTGCTGGTAATTCTGTCAAAAACCAGGTATTGTTGTGATATAGGGCTTCTATTTCAGTTTGCATGGCCTGTCTCCATTCCTCACACTTAACAGCTTCTTTGTAAGATTGGGGCTCAGGCACAGAAACAATGGAGGCTGCACAAATCCTATGATTGAAAGGCAATTGATCATAGGAAATAACCTTAGTGATGGAGTGAGGTGAGGTTCTGTTATCACCATAGTTCATCATTGTGGATTGACAAATGTAGTCCTGCAATCTGTTAGGCATCACCCTTGCTCTTGTTGACCTCCTAGGTTGTGGCAAATCAGTCTGATCATCTGGTAAGTGACTTTCAGATTGGGGTTGCCCAATGTGGATTTCTGATGAATTGCCCTCAGAGAGAGATTGCTCAATGTGAGCAGCTGGACTGAGGCTTGGCTGTTCATCAGAAGGATCTGGTGGATGATCAATGTGATCATCAACTCTGTCTGTCCCATCATTAGAATGAGTTTGATTCTGGTTTCCAATGCTGGTTTGCTGTCTGATAGGCTCCCATCCACTAGTAACTGTATCATCCCATTCACCAATAACTATGTCAGTAGGAATCAAAGGAAGAGGAGGGTTAGAATTTCCTGATTTGTCATTGCTGGTTTTGAGCCCTGGGACTCCTTTTCTGACATTGAGTGGAAATGTTTGCTCATAAAAGTGAACATCTCTTGACACAAATGTAGTTTTGTCATTCAAGTCATACAGAATATAACCCTTTACAGCAGCTGGAAAGCCTAGAAAGATACATTTTCTAGCTCTTGACTGCATCTTATTCCTGCCTTGTGCAATAGTTCCAGCAAAAGCCAAACAGCCAAAAGATCTTAGTTGATTGTAGTCAACATCTTTGCCAAACAGAATTTGATAGGGACTGCTACCATGAAGAACCTCAGTAGGCAGTCTATTGATTAAGAATGAGGCATGGAGGACACAATGGCCCCAAAACTCATCTGTCACTCCAGATTGAAACTTCAAAGCCCTGGCAGTATTCAAGATGTGTTGTTGTTTTCTCTCAGCCACTCCATTCTGTTGGGGTGTATAGGCACAACTCCTTTGGTGTATGATCCCTTTGTCATTAAGAAAACTACTCAGCATGAACTCTCCTCCATTGTCAGTCCTAACCACTTTGATTTTGGTTGTGAACTGAGTTCTCACATAGCTATAGAAGTTCTGAAATATGGACTTCACTTCTGACTTGTGTTTCATTAGATGCAGCCATGTGAACTTGCTGTGCTCATCTACAATAGTTAAGAAATAATGCTCCCCCTTCATAGAAGCCACTTGAAAGGGGCCCCAGACATCCATATGGATTAGATCAAAACTTTTCTCTGTTGTAGTTGTGCTAGTAGGAAAGTTTGATCTTCTTTGTTTAGCAAAATGGCAAGTGTCACATACAAAGTCAGAGTTGCATTTTAGAGGAAAACCAAGTTTTATTCCTTTCAACAGTCTCATCTTATTTACAGGGAAGTGCCCTAATCTATTATGCCACAATTCTGTAAAAGAAATACTGCAAACAgaatttgaattagaattaGGAAAACACTTTCTCTTCTTGGTGGGAGGCTTGGTGATCAGGTACAGCCCATCCTTCTCATTAGCAAAACCATCCACTATCCCAAAGTGCCCCTGAAGGGTACAAGAATCAGCCCTCACAAGAATTTCACAACTGGATTGCTTTAACAATTTGCTAGCAGAAATGATATTAAAGGTGAAAGATGGAATGAGCAACACATTCTGCAAGATTATATCCATGTGTAGTTTGACCTGACCTATATGAGTAACTTCTACTCTATCCCCATTAGGTAGTTTTACCAGTATTCCATGAACTTCAGCATAAGTATCAAAATACTCTAGTGAACACACAATGTGGTCAGTTGCTCCTGAGTCTAGGATCCAGACATTTGAAAGATTTAGAGTAGCATTAACAGAAGGTTTAGAAATGAACCTGCCTTCATTGTGATCACTCTCCATGGGAACTTTGAAGTCAGGTTTAAGTCCAGTGTTGGTGACTGCCACAACTGCACTGGTGGATGCCTGATTTCCTTGACTTTGCAACAGTGTCATGAGTTTGTGAAGCTGCTCAGTGGAGAGTCCTACATCTCCAATGTGATTAACAGAGGCATAGGTGTTAGAATTCTGCTGTACCTCTTGATTCTGTCTCCCTTTGGACTTATAACCAGCTACCCACCCAGGAGGATAGCCATGTTTCTTGTAGCACTTTTCAACAGTGTGCCCTTGCATCCCATAGTATGTACACTTAGGAACATTCTTTCCTGAACCAGCATTAAACCTCTTCTTGTTATATGAATTGAATGCTGCCACCACAGACTGTTCATCTGTGTAATTCTGCACTGCATTAGTCTGAACAAGATCACTGCCTCTGACATCAATTGAATTCTTGAGTTTCCTTTCCATTTTCAAAGTCATATTCAGCACCTTTTCCATGGTAGGAATAGGCTCCATAACAAGGATCCCTGACTTGATGTTTTCATATTCCTCATTCAAGCCTTCCAAGAACCTGATGATTTGATCCTCCTCTTTTTCTTTCTGGATCTTACTTACTAAGGTACAAGAACACTTAAGCATACATTCACAAGCAGGAATTGGCCTCATAGCATTTAATTGCATCCATAACGCATTGCTCTTAGTAAAAAATTCATTGATGGATAGATTACCTTGTGAGCATCTATATATCTCATTCTGCAGTTCAGCAATCCGATGAGGATCTACTTGTGAGTATCTCTTCCTGAGCACATTCCATATATCTGCTGCTATGTCAAAGTAGAGAACTCCTTCTGCAATGGTAGGGCTAATTGATTTGAAGATCCACGAGCACACAATATTATTGCATCTTCTCCATACTGCGTGTTTAGGATCAGACTCATCCGGCTTCGCAATACTTCCATCCGCGAAACCGAACTTGTTCTTGACTTCGAGTGCTATTTTCATCGCTCTGCTCCAGGAGTTGTAATTGATTTTGGACAGAGGCGGAGAGACAAGAACAAGATTTGGATTCTCCGTAATATGCAAATATAGCGGATCGTCGAACTCATCGGTGCGTTGAGTTGGATTCTGATTTGAGTTTGAAGCACCTCCTCCTTGTCCTTCAATCGAAACACCTTCATCGTTTTCCGCCATCACCGCTGCGGCATAGCTTCGAtgaagctctgataccatgatgaAAAGCTTAGTGCATGTCAATGAGGTGAGACACTGCAATCTGTAAACTGGAAAATTGGAATCTG of Ipomoea triloba cultivar NCNSP0323 chromosome 3, ASM357664v1 contains these proteins:
- the LOC116013171 gene encoding uncharacterized protein LOC116013171, which codes for MADPSLFTKHSGKSFLALLVYVDDILVAGTDSNQIKDLKQLLDRSFKIKDLGALNYFLGIEAFRSSKGINICQRKYALEILQENGFLEAKPSRTPSVPGQKLNNLEGTLIEQPEIFRRLVGKLLYLTNTRPDIAHAVQQLSQFVDKPRDSHLVATHRVLRYIKGSPGKGLFYPANPNFKLQGFSDSDWANCIKSRKSITGYCIYLGESLISWKTKKQATVSRSSSEAEYRALASTTCEIQWLKYLLADLNSEIHSPVALFCDNNSAMAIYELKCL